Part of the Eikenella corrodens genome is shown below.
GCCTCCATCAGGCTTGGAAAACAGCCAAGCTGACTGCCAACCTGATGGTGGGCGTGCCGGATTATGCCAACTACGTGGCACGCCAACGGCGCTACAACCCCAACGCACCGGTGATGACCGAGCAGCAGTTTGCCGACTACTGCCGCAAACGCCGGTGCGGAGCCAACGGCGGCCGCTGCTGCTGACCCGGCTCTCATAATCAAACCAAACCGCTTGAAAAGGTATGCCTTCTCAAGCGGTTTTTTTCAGGCTGCGGATGATAGTGGATTAATAAAAACCGGTACGGCGTTGGCCCGCCTTGCCGTAACGTGTGTACTGTCTGCGGCTCGCCGCCTTGTCCTGATTTTTGTTAATCCACTATAAATCCGGCCTGCCATATGGTTTTCAGGTAGCCTCAACGGGGTTTCAACGGTACAAACCCTGCAAA
Proteins encoded:
- a CDS encoding YbdD/YjiX family protein, with protein sequence MKRKLKQRLHQAWKTAKLTANLMVGVPDYANYVARQRRYNPNAPVMTEQQFADYCRKRRCGANGGRCC